GACTTTAGACTTCTCCATGTTTATTGGTAATGCCCAGTCGTTACTGTACTTTTCTAAAATAGAGAGGCTTTGATGTAATCCCTCTTCATTCGGTGACAATAGCAGAAGATCATCAGCGTACAGGAGGCATTTGATTTCTCTTCCATTGAGAGTCAGACCAGGGCAAGAGGATTCTTCAATCGTTGTGGCCAGTTCattaataaagatattaaatAGTGTTGGGCTGAGACTACAGCCTTGACGCACTCCTCTAGTCTGATTGAAATAATCCGTCCtcttgtcatttattttaacacagcATTTGTTCTCGTTGTTTATGTCCTTAATGATGTCATATGTCTTTCCTCCGATTCCACTTTGTATTAATTTTATGAAAAGTCCCTGATGCCACACTGAATCGAAGGCTTTCTTAAAATCAATGAAGCAGCCAAATATTTTCCCCTGTTTAGTTTGATggacatatttttgtataagCGTGTGGAGTGTGTAGATGTGATTAGATGTTCGCTGTTTAGGCATGAATCCAATTTGACATTTGTTTAGACTTTTGTTTTCTTGAATAAAATTAACTAATCTTTAGTTTATAACTGAACAAAACAGTTTTCCAAGGTTACTGCTCACTGTGATGCCCCTGTAGTTATTTGGGTCGTACTTCTCGCCGTGTTTAAATATTGGGGtgttcagattttgtttccacATCTCAGGGAATTGTCCAGACTTCAGTACAAGATTGAATAATTTAAGAATAGCATCTTTCAGTTTGGGGCTACTATGTTTCAGCATCTCATTTGAAATCCCATCCAGACCgcatgattttttatttttgagagaTCTTGTCCATCAGTTCATTCATTAATATGGGCGTGTCCAAATGATTTAATTGATCCTTTATTGTGTGCTCCAGGATTTTTAGATGTGAGGTCATAGTTTCCTGAGTAAGGGTTGGTTGGTTTTGTGTATAGAGGTTTCCATAATGTTCGGTCCAAAGGTTTGGGTCTGAAATAGGGatgtgtttgtctttttttggatttatttaaattgttCCATAATTCCCAGAAAGAGTTTTGATCGACTGCCTCCTCAATCTTGTTGAGCTTTTTTGTCATATGGCAGCTTTTTTTCGCCTGAGCAGCAACTTGTACGTTTTAAGGGATTGTTGACATGACGCTCGTGTTTGTTGGTTTTCTGGGtccctgtgttttttatttgataagGATCTCAATTCCTTTCTTAATGTTTTGCATTCTTTATCAAACCATTCAGCTTTCACTATTTCTTTTTTCCTCTTGTAAGATCTTCTTTTCTTTAGGGTTTTTTTGATAACTGTAGAACATTTTTTGCTTAGCTGTTCAGTGGCtaaatttattattttcttttcctCTTTAAATGCGGTCAATATAAAAGTGTCTatctaacacagtctcaccccatgtcgtcaatatttgacgacacttgaccattcgtcatatgttgacgtgaagggtatacctttcgcgtcattgtTTGAccaactggggacttcaatactattacgtccgttgcattctctttcctattttcttaccattttcgcgtcggtttagggttagattacgcaaaattaaacagtgtacgcgaaattaaacagttgtcacctggcgttggggttagagttaggtttgggtagggatgtaattacgtaaatctaaccctaaaccgacgcgaaaatggtaagaaaataggaaacagaatgcaacggacgtaatagtattgaagtccccagttcgtgacgaatggtcaagtgtcgtcaaatattgacgacatggggtgagactgggttggtctATCATGTTCCTGATACCAGTACTTTGGAGCTCAGATTCATACTATGCCGGACTGTCTTTACTCCATAGGGATTTAGTGGGTAAGGAGAACATCTTAGCTTTTTGATGTGAAGATGTCAGATGATTTGTTGATGTGTTCAGACTGATGACTATATGACTGTGGTCTGATATTGGAAGCTGTGGCATCACAAGCAGATTACACCGAACTCTCTTATCTTCTGATCCACTGTAGTCAGACAGAAGTATCTCTGGATTGTCTTTTAAGATCTTCTCTTTTATCCGTTTCTTGTCTTTTATAGATTTAATATCTGGTGGACATATTATATCCAGCTCctcttcatttttaaaagatgcTTCTGCTCTAACAGTTTTAACTGCCATTGAGCTTTGTATAATGACTATATGAACTTTAGGTGcttccaaaaatatatttggaGGTCTTACCTTAAAAATCTTCTGCctcttttgtttttaatgtagtAGTCAATCATGTACTTCATGTTTGAGTCAAAAAACATACATTATCTGgccaaaaacaatgaaaaaatcAGGAGCTAATTTTTTGCTGCTCCCTCAACGGAActttcttgctctctctctctctgtctctgttcTGAGTTTTTGATTCAGCTGCATATTATCAACTTGTGCAAAGATGCGTTAAAAGGGAAATGAGCATGTTTTCGCCGCAATTCCACAGCCAAATGATTGCGTCAGATTAACTTTGTATggaatctactcgcgcaaatcattGAACTAGCATTTGGTGATGCCCCATAATAAATGGAAACACATTATTCCCTtcgcctgtgtgtgtgtgtgtgtgtgtgtgtgtgtgtgtgtgtgtgtgtgtgtgtgtgtgtgtgtgtgtgtgtgtgtgtgtgtgtgtgtgtgtgtgtgtgaaagagagagagacaaagagagcGAGCCAGCGAGCgtacgagagagagagagaaggaaaaGTAAATGCAGCTGAACGAATACACTGCGTGTTTTAAGGCAAAACAATAAATAACCTAGAGCTTTGGTTTGTGCTCTCTGGAAGAGCAAAGCCCACTTGCATGTCGTTGTTCAGCTCGTCTTTTTTGGTCTGTAACTTACAACTTTCGGCGGGGGCAAAAGATTACGTTGCTGTGCACGAAACAGCATCTCGAATGCACACCAAAAGTTACCAGTGACGACAACGATGTGTGAATGATTGTGTTAACGACCGTGAAGCTGCTTTGTTTTTGTGAGCATTGCTGGAGGACTTTGCATCGCGTGCTTTACAAAAACGTTATAGTTCGCCTCAAAGTTTTTTTATTGCTCGCTGCCCAGCTCCATGCACAGAGGGTAGACGCAATTTCACCGTGACAGCGCCACCCGGCACTCGTTGGCCAGTACAATcgacacagtagcctatctgtacagatgtgaagctaagattcacccaaacagtcgctaagtttggctaaatgggtctaaaagtcgctagatgtagcaataaggTCGCTAAGTTGGCAAGCAACACAGTCActgagttggcaacactgcttcagccaatcccctttttttaagcaagtaagccccacccactgattaacattgaatttgcatacaagttgaaaataaaaatgaacacgaaaattaaaaagaaaaagagaacataaaattaaaactgaacttcacattttaattttgtccctattattgcttgggcgtgaataaaaagccttttaaaaaatgtatttacagattccttttcaagcttgcctttttattttaatattgtcagtcttgactcaagattatattgaaaatgaaatgtcaaatcatcaatttaattaaatttttcaatttggccggaatgatgcttcatcacgttaaaaatgaaattatattaaattatgttttaatttttattttagcatttcattttcaaatttgggacatgttttgcgattttattttttattttataatttaattaattattttataatttaaaaaaagtccaaaaataccttccataTTAAGCTTACCTGAATCTAAAGAAAGTACTAGATTCTTCCCAAAATTAATGGAAGGACTAGAGATGTTTTTCATTATTATAGCCATGAAGTACTGAACATgtactctctctcacacacaaagcttaaaaaacacgcCGGTGGCAAGTTCTGTAATCTTACTGTAGTCAATacagattttattttaattttgtatttttttaaatatatagaacaatttatttaatttggataaATTTTTATCAGCCTCACcaattgttataatttatatttgtgctgGTCAGTTATGAACAGTAGGTAAAATTAAACTGCTACCAAAAATTTGTTGAGGCCAAATGTTTTCAGTTATTGTTTCAATAGCCAAAACCCGGTTTAGCCTGTTAAAAACCAAATTAACATCTTATTTATGTATACTTTTATTCTTTCCTGTTTGTTGTTTGATAAGAATATATAAAACAATTCTGTGTCGGAATCACCCACGAAAAATTAAGATCGTGGATCCCTaattttgcatatcgttaaaaCAACAACCACGATATTATCTCCAACGATATTTCTTGCACAcccttagagctttccaacaatacatagtttgtcaagattatttTTGGTTTAGAGTAGGCTATCGATTTAATGGTTACATTAACAATTTGTATGGGCCCGCAACAGTTGAGgataaaaattgtaaaaatacaataataatTGAGGAGACATACCTGACAGAATAAAATAATGATCATCATTAGGATTGTCGTCTTCATATTCATCAGgtgtgggttcagttttaatttctGTCGGTTCAGTTTTGAGCTTCATCATGAGGCTCCTGCAGTCGATGAgtttgactgaacacatcttcagtgtggtctgcaggatctgctgctgttctccagcgttacagacagaatccagagactctgtggaggtttgatcctcctgtaagctccgtttactgtcacacactgtagtgtcctgAGCGTCTGTGGGCTTTGACTCAGTATAACAGAGTAAAGTCAGACTGAGCTCGGAGTCCTGTGTGGAAGATTCACAACAAACCACATCAATATCATCACAACACACACATAGAGAAAgattataaattatttgatgTTGTCAGTCAGGTAAAGGATGTttaagctgtacaaacctctcTCTTCAGTCCTTCATCTCCTCTTGATCTCAGCTTTGTCTCCAGTAACGCCaactctttcttcagctgagagatttctgtgatgaaatcatcaatatccagcatggacagatcagttcctactgatttacagcacatctcatctctcatcataaacactaaaatacacagagacacgactctgtttacactcaataaaacactcaagagagaaaaacactgaggatccacaaacacatcacacacgagctcgctctttctttctttctttctttagtgggTTTATTGGCGGACTAAAGCGCTGCAgagcgcctcctgctgtactggagagagaagACGCTGCTCTGTTTGTCATTTGTCTCTGAAAtgaatcacatttttttttttaatataaacgTAATTAAAAACTCGTGAAGATCTGCACACACATCAGAAGTGGCGAAAGTTTAAACTGTTATTGATTTCAAAATTAAATGTGCAAAAACGGCACATAAAGCATAGCCAGACTTGTTTGATCAATTTGTATTCACTGCTATGAGGAAATTCAACATTACTTCACCTCAGAcattaaaacatacatttttatcccTTTCTTTTTCCAAATTATGCAAGTGACCAGTACATGCGTATAACctgctacacacacacacacaaacacacacacacacattctggtttccatgttttgtggggacattccatagaaaaaaataaatgactacAATTTCAGATATTTCAAAACATCAAGCTCGAGATATATCATAAAACTGATTCATAATACAAAgcttttaaaaaagaaaagcattttttacaaattattgCCTCTCATTTTTCAAACACTCCAAGTAAAGAAGGAACCAAAAAAAGACAAGAAAATATctgattttaaatatgtttattttatccAGTTCaagaaaatgaaaataaaataattaaaatataaaaatatcaaataatcTTACACATTAAAGAAtacaaataattattataaataaaacatgataTAAAGCTAAAGTTCATCTCATAAATTGCCTCACACAGTCCAAATCTGTTGAATTGATCTTCTGTTGAGAGTTTTTAAGATTGCTGATCAGTCTTGTGTGTTTCAGTGGTGTTGTTTTGAATCTTTTcagtctctgtctgtgttgtcTTCACAGTTTGAGGGCAGTGAATGTGCAGCATCCTCTCAGGTGTTTCAGATATCTGATTGACTGATGCCTGTATGTGGAGCTTTCCATCAGTCATGGAGCAGGTCACTGTCTCAGGATTCACTCCTTCAGGCAGATCAAACACACGTCTGAACTCTTGGATTCTGTACGAGTACGAGTCTTTCCCATCCTCCTGCTTCTTCTCTGTCTTTCCGCTCACCTGCAGCTTCCTGCCCACCTGTTTGACTGACAGTTCTTCTGGGGAAAAGTCTTTAGTGTCCAGTATCAACTTAAAGCCACTTCCCTCTTTCTCCTGCACTGTACAGGTGAGCGGCTGGATCTCTTCAAAGTTTGACATTTGCTGGATCTCCTCAGAGATTGTGTGCTGAAGTTTCTCCAGGCTGCTCCTCATCTCCTGCAGTAGGTCAGTGTGTCTGTAATAATCGATCTCCGGCCACAGACTGCACACTGGGCAGTGAATCCTCATGAATGGAGTGAGGAGGGAAGGCTGAAATCCATGCAGGCTCAACATTTTCAGTGTCTTCTCTGTTGTTGTTTTGCTTCTCaatctctctgtgtctctctctggTTGCGTGTTTAGGTTTGACTCGAGTGCTAGGTTTGACTCGAGTCTCTCAGCTTTATACTGCCTGTTTATCAGCACCAGCAAGTTCATGAACTTTCCAGGTAATACCACATTCAGCCACTGGGTGGAGCATAGACTGAGTTCATGACGTCAAACCAGTGAGACATCATCtaatcttaaaaaattaaactatttatttatttaaaaatgtatattgttTTGATAGACAGTACTTGAATGTTGGtctatatttttatt
This window of the Paramisgurnus dabryanus chromosome 10, PD_genome_1.1, whole genome shotgun sequence genome carries:
- the LOC135779546 gene encoding heat shock protein 30-like — translated: MLSLHGFQPSLLTPFMRIHCPVCSLWPEIDYYRHTDLLQEMRSSLEKLQHTISEEIQQMSNFEEIQPLTCTVQEKEGSGFKLILDTKDFSPEELSVKQVGRKLQVSGKTEKKQEDGKDSYSYRIQEFRRVFDLPEGVNPETVTCSMTDGKLHIQASVNQISETPERMLHIHCPQTVKTTQTETEKIQNNTTETHKTDQQS